CGCGTCGCCGGGGTGTCCCGTCAGGCGCTCTACCGGCCGATCAGCCGCCGCCCACCAGGCGCAGGCCCGGGTCGTGGTCGACCCGGCGACGAGGCGATCGTCGAGGTCGCCCGGGCCAACCCGGTCGACGGGACCCGGATGGTCGCGGCCTTGGCCTCACGGGCGCTCGGTGAGCCGGTCAACCGTAAGCGCGTGCAACGCGTCATGCGGGCGCACGGACGGCTGCAACGCTCCCGGAACACCGACCGGCGCCGCCGGCCGGGCTACTTCCGGGTCCGGCGCCCCGACGAGCTATGGCACCTGGACATGACCAAGGTCTGGACCGCGGCGCACGGGTGGGTCTACCTGCACGTCGCGGTCGACTGCTGCACCCGCGAGGTCGCCGGCTGGACCCTGGACGTGCGCACCCGCACCGAGGAGGCCGTCGCCGGCGTCGAGGCTGCCGTGCTCGCGCGCTCGCTCGCGCCCGGCCGACTGACCCTGGGCACCGACAACGGCAGCCAGTTCACCAGCCGCGACTTTCGCAAGCACCTGTCCGCCCGCGGGATCACCCACCGCCGCGGCGGCTACCGCGACCCCGAGTCCCAGGCCTTCATCGAGTCCTGGTTCGGGCAGTTCAAGAAGCGCTGCGCCTGGCGCACCGAATGGGAGACCATCGAACAGGCCCGTCACGAGATCGCTTCGTACATCGACACCTACCACCACCGGCCCCACTCCGGGCTGGCCTACCGCACCCCCGCCGAGGTCGCCCGCACCTGGGCCGACCCTGAACCCCTACACACCACAGCGACCTGACCCGTCAACGCGGGCGGGGTCCACGTCACCGTCCGCACGAGCCACGTGAGGTCGCTGCCGTCCACGGCCAGCGCGGCCGTGGTGGCGTAGTGGTTGTGCGGAGCGGTGAACTCGCGCCCGTCGTAGGCGCTCGGCACCTCGGCGTCACCGTTGTAGAGCGGGTAGACCGCCGTGCCGTCCTCGTTGGCTCGTGCCGTGTTGACGTAGACGGCCCGGCCGAGCTCTCGCTGCACCCGAGCGCGGTCCCCGACGAGAACGTCGTTCACGGTCTTTTGGAACTCCTCGGGCGTCATCCGCCACCACGCCCGCCGCGACCAGCGTGTGGCCGCGTCCATCCACCGGAGCGTGTAGCCCCTCTTCAGCGCCGGACGCGCTCGCCGCGACCCGACGGGCTCGCCGTGCTCGGTGCTGTCCTCCCAGTGGGCCCCGTTGGGGTTGTCCTCCACGTCGGAGGCCGGGACGGTGACGTTGAAGCCGAACGCGCCGACCAGGCCTTCCGCCATGTTCGTGTTGTGCACGCTGCGGACTGCGATCTCGTCCCGCTGAGCCTGCGCAGACCAGGCAGGCATATCGGCGAAGTTGGTCCTGCCGTGCAAGTGCTGCGGCATGTCTTCCTCCAGTTTGAGTTGCGACAGTTCCTCCGCCGGAGCGTAAGCGGTCGGACGCGGGAACGTTACGTCTCGCGGGAAATGCGCGAAGCGCGTTATCCGACGACCGCTGGAAACAGCACGAACTGCAGTTCGCCTACTTCGCAAGCGGGCCTGTCGTGGCTGGAGTGAGAGACGCCTCGATCAGCGCATCGAGGTCGGTGCGCCGAACGCGGATGCGGCTCTTGGGCCGACCGCCGATCTTCACAGTCGGGATCACGCC
The sequence above is a segment of the Cellulomonas palmilytica genome. Coding sequences within it:
- a CDS encoding IS3 family transposase; protein product: MSRQALYRPISRRPPGAGPGRGRPGDEAIVEVARANPVDGTRMVAALASRALGEPVNRKRVQRVMRAHGRLQRSRNTDRRRRPGYFRVRRPDELWHLDMTKVWTAAHGWVYLHVAVDCCTREVAGWTLDVRTRTEEAVAGVEAAVLARSLAPGRLTLGTDNGSQFTSRDFRKHLSARGITHRRGGYRDPESQAFIESWFGQFKKRCAWRTEWETIEQARHEIASYIDTYHHRPHSGLAYRTPAEVARTWADPEPLHTTAT
- a CDS encoding helix-turn-helix domain-containing protein codes for the protein MTAQPAPTVTPPALLDLWQVGDYLNMTDDAVRRLIRDGVIPTVKIGGRPKSRIRVRRTDLDALIEASLTPATTGPLAK